From Symphalangus syndactylus isolate Jambi chromosome 17, NHGRI_mSymSyn1-v2.1_pri, whole genome shotgun sequence, one genomic window encodes:
- the NEUROD4 gene encoding neurogenic differentiation factor 4, whose translation MSKTYVKSKEMGELVNTPSWMDKGLGSQNEVKEEESRPGTYGMLSSLTEEHDSIEEEEEEEEDGEKPKRRGPKKKKMTKARLERFRARRVKANARERTRMHGLNDALDNLRRVMPCYSKTQKLSKIETLRLARNYIWALSEVLETGQTPEGKGFVEMLCKGLSQPTSNLVAGCLQLGPQSVLLEKHEDKSPICDSAISVHNFNYQSPGLPSPPYGHMETHLLHLKPQVFKSLGESSFGSHLPDCSTPPYEAPLTPPLSISGNFSLKQDGSPDLEKSCSFMPHYPSSSLSSGHVHSTPFQAGTPRYDVPIDMSYDSYPHHGIGTQLSTVFTE comes from the coding sequence ATGTCAAAAACTTATGTGAAATCCAAAGAGATGGGAGAGCTAGTCAACACACCATCCTGGATGGATAAAGGTCTGGGCTCCCAAAATGaggtgaaggaggaagagagtaGACCAGGTACTTATGGGATGCTCAGCAGCTTAACTGAAGAGCATGACAGtattgaggaagaagaagaagaggaagaagatggggagaaacctaAGAGAAGGGGTCCCAAGAAAAAGAAGATGACCAAAGCTCGCCTTGAGAGATTCAGGGCTCGAAGAGTCAAGGCCAATGCCAGAGAACGGACCCGGATGCATGGCCTGAACGATGCCCTGGATAACCTGAGGCGAGTCATGCCGTGCTACTCTAAAACCCAAAAACTTTCCAAGATAGAGACGCTTAGACTGGCCAGGAACTATATTTGGGCTTTATCTGAAGTCCTGGAGACTGGCCAGACACCTGAAGGGAAAGGATTTGTGGAGATGCTGTGTAAAGGGCTCTCTCAGCCCACAAGCAACCTGGTGGCTGGATGTCTCCAACTGGGCCCTCAGTCTGTCCTCCTGGAGAAGCATGAGGATAAATCTCCTATTTGTGACTCTGCCATCTCTGTGCACAACTTCAACTATCAGTCTCCGGGGCTGCCTAGCCCTCCTTATGGCCATATGGAAACACATCTCCTTCATCTCAAGCCCCAAGTATTCAAGAGTTTGGGAGAATCGTCCTTTGGGAGTCATCTACCTGACTGCAGTACGCCCCCATATGAGGCCCCACTCACTCCACCCCTGAGCATCAGTGGGAACTTCTCCTTGAAGCAAGATGGGTCTCCTGACCTAGAAAAATCCTGCAGCTTCATGCCACATTACCCTTCTTCAAGTCTAAGCTCAGGGCATGTGCATTCAACTCCTTTTCAGGCTGGTACCCCCCGTTATGATGTTCCTATAGACATGTCCTATGATTCCTACCCCCATCATGGTATTGGGACCCAACTCAGTACAGTCTTCACTGAGTGA